One region of Azoarcus sp. CIB genomic DNA includes:
- a CDS encoding ATP-binding protein, producing the protein MQFRLVRYFTLASLGMFALVALSLIYFERQQGDFFRQTGDDQRTFFGEVQQSFAKQQEDSARRDLLTIHEAGNVNLTRLFANALWERDFAPFVAQAQTIDAQACQAMADVTDDKGKKVAPPEKKACFAEVGKRIAALPDFKSIDAKVFASMKKSTVFKIKVFDLRGITVYSSEHAQMGEDKSTNAGWRSAAFDGVPKSELTHRGKFSAFEGVVENRDLISSYLPVLEPGSSRIVGVFEVYSDVTPFLKQIQQTSEQIRATASSNQEKLEAAAVENQAAVDATSYRQFATIGLLLVLLFAALLAIVRRADRIIQQQEAERAHTHQQLAQSEKMASLGQMVAGVAHQLNTPLAFSQNNILMVKDALQSMELPMKVAGKLSTILEDVEGDKVTIKVSQLKANLDKLQEGNVDVGMLQEMLKDVLGGIDQMSELVVNLRDFTRLDRAATTNADLNKSLHTVAYIAQTVIPKDIELVEEYGELPDVECNPSQLNQVFLNLINNAAHAIEGPGRIRVRSVAEGDQVRIEVQDNGRGIPDDVLPHIFDLYYTTKPAGEGTGLGLAIARNIVTEHGGDITVSTRVGVGTTFAVTLPVRQQQPLAKAA; encoded by the coding sequence ATGCAGTTCCGTCTAGTCCGGTATTTCACGCTCGCCAGCCTGGGCATGTTCGCCCTGGTCGCGCTGAGCCTCATCTACTTCGAACGCCAGCAGGGCGACTTCTTCCGCCAGACCGGTGACGATCAACGGACCTTCTTCGGCGAAGTGCAGCAATCCTTCGCCAAGCAGCAAGAAGACTCCGCGCGCCGCGACCTGCTGACGATTCACGAGGCGGGCAACGTCAACCTCACGCGCCTGTTCGCGAACGCCCTATGGGAAAGGGATTTCGCCCCTTTCGTCGCCCAGGCGCAGACCATCGATGCACAGGCCTGCCAGGCAATGGCGGACGTCACCGACGACAAGGGCAAGAAGGTCGCTCCGCCCGAGAAGAAGGCCTGCTTCGCCGAAGTCGGCAAGCGCATTGCGGCCCTGCCCGACTTCAAGTCGATCGATGCAAAGGTGTTCGCATCGATGAAGAAGAGCACCGTGTTCAAAATCAAGGTGTTCGACCTGCGCGGAATCACCGTGTACTCGTCCGAACACGCGCAGATGGGGGAAGACAAGAGCACCAATGCCGGCTGGCGCAGCGCGGCCTTCGACGGTGTACCCAAGAGCGAGCTCACCCACCGCGGCAAGTTCAGCGCCTTCGAGGGCGTCGTCGAGAACCGCGACCTGATCAGCAGCTACCTGCCCGTCCTCGAGCCCGGCAGCTCGCGCATCGTCGGCGTGTTCGAGGTGTATTCCGACGTAACCCCCTTCCTGAAGCAGATCCAGCAGACCTCCGAGCAGATCCGCGCAACCGCGTCCAGCAACCAGGAGAAGCTCGAAGCCGCCGCGGTCGAAAACCAGGCCGCCGTCGACGCGACCTCCTACCGCCAGTTCGCGACGATCGGCCTGCTGCTCGTGCTGCTCTTCGCGGCCCTGCTGGCGATCGTGCGCCGCGCCGACAGGATCATCCAGCAGCAGGAAGCCGAGCGCGCCCACACCCATCAGCAGCTCGCCCAATCCGAGAAGATGGCCTCGCTCGGCCAGATGGTCGCCGGTGTCGCACACCAGCTCAACACGCCGCTCGCGTTCTCGCAGAACAATATCCTGATGGTCAAGGACGCACTCCAGAGCATGGAACTGCCGATGAAGGTCGCCGGCAAGCTCTCGACCATCCTCGAGGACGTCGAAGGCGACAAGGTCACGATCAAGGTGTCGCAGCTCAAGGCAAACCTCGACAAGCTGCAGGAAGGCAATGTCGACGTCGGCATGCTGCAGGAGATGCTCAAGGACGTCCTCGGCGGCATCGACCAGATGTCCGAGCTCGTCGTGAACCTGCGCGACTTCACCCGCCTGGACCGTGCGGCGACGACCAACGCGGATCTCAACAAGTCCCTGCACACGGTCGCCTACATCGCGCAGACGGTGATTCCCAAGGACATCGAACTCGTCGAGGAATATGGCGAACTGCCCGACGTCGAGTGCAACCCCTCGCAGCTCAACCAGGTGTTCCTCAACCTCATCAACAACGCCGCTCACGCGATCGAAGGCCCCGGCCGCATCCGTGTCCGCAGCGTAGCCGAGGGCGACCAGGTCCGCATCGAAGTGCAGGACAACGGCCGCGGCATCCCCGACGACGTGCTGCCGCACATCTTCGACCTCTATTACACGACCAAGCCTGCGGGCGAAGGCACCGGCCTCGGCCTCGCGATTGCGCGTAACATCGTCACCGAACACGGTGGCGACATCACTGTCAGCACGCGCGTCGGCGTGGGCACGACCTTCGCGGTCACGCTGCCGGTACGCCAGCAGCAGCCCCTCGCCAAGGCCGCCTGA
- a CDS encoding response regulator produces the protein MTRLAGKVLCVDDEPGIVRSLQWLLQKQFEVITATSGAEALELVKLHDFDVVISDQRMPTMTGVEVLREVRKLSPRSMRILLTGYSDMQAIVRSVNESEVFRFINKPWNIAELPKVVAQAITIAKTQPVEAAAPEISEDAPIIANGERILVIDDDPEMGRAVSDLVGASAKVSFTRNLADAVGILNSEQVSVIVSETRVGTIDATRLVRLMKSKHPEIVTVMLTAESDADTITTLINQGQIYRFVPKPIRTGYLKLVLQSALRKHNALASDPALTFRHTVEATSAGAMEALISDVQQAAPHAETAAAAKGGGFMASLGAGFRRLFGAG, from the coding sequence ATGACACGATTGGCCGGCAAGGTCCTCTGCGTCGACGACGAACCGGGCATCGTCCGTTCCCTGCAGTGGTTGCTGCAGAAGCAGTTCGAGGTAATCACGGCAACCAGCGGCGCCGAAGCGCTCGAACTCGTGAAGCTGCACGACTTCGACGTCGTGATCAGCGACCAGCGCATGCCGACGATGACCGGCGTCGAGGTTCTGCGCGAAGTGAGGAAGCTGTCGCCGCGCTCGATGCGCATCCTGCTCACCGGCTACTCGGACATGCAGGCGATCGTACGCTCGGTGAATGAAAGCGAGGTGTTCCGCTTCATCAACAAACCGTGGAACATCGCTGAACTTCCCAAGGTCGTCGCGCAGGCCATCACGATCGCCAAGACCCAGCCCGTCGAGGCTGCCGCACCGGAGATTTCAGAGGACGCGCCCATCATCGCGAACGGCGAACGCATCCTCGTCATCGACGACGACCCCGAGATGGGACGCGCCGTCTCCGACCTCGTCGGCGCCAGCGCGAAAGTGTCCTTCACGCGCAACCTCGCCGACGCTGTGGGCATCCTCAACAGCGAGCAGGTGTCGGTGATCGTCTCCGAAACCCGCGTCGGCACCATCGACGCGACGCGGCTGGTACGTCTCATGAAGAGCAAGCATCCCGAGATCGTCACGGTCATGCTCACGGCCGAGAGCGACGCCGACACCATCACGACGCTGATCAACCAGGGCCAGATCTACCGCTTCGTCCCCAAGCCCATCCGCACCGGCTACCTGAAGCTCGTGTTGCAGTCCGCGCTGCGCAAGCACAACGCGCTGGCCAGCGACCCGGCCCTGACTTTCCGCCACACCGTCGAGGCCACGTCGGCGGGCGCCATGGAGGCCCTGATTTCCGACGTCCAGCAGGCCGCACCGCACGCCGAAACGGCCGCCGCAGCCAAGGGCGGCGGCTTCATGGCCTCCCTCGGCGCAGGCTTCCGCCGCCTCTTCGGGGCCGGATAA
- a CDS encoding GGDEF domain-containing phosphodiesterase — protein sequence MTAIQDSGQFAHIVFQNAAEGIAITDPQGRILAVNGAFTALTGYPAGDVVGKTPAMLRSGRHGREFYARMWVALRDEGHWQGEIWNRRKSGEIYPEWLSISTVRDETGEVLHYVGVFTDISRIMVEQEKLRDLAYHDPLTRLPNRMLLRDRFEQAARRSLRDAHQLAVLMVEVAPQGKVPNDPFLVAASERLATHLRETDTFARYGENEFLVLIEGINGPRDASVTADQLLKALEKPLSVDGLDVYATANIGISLYPMDGYTLDDLATAADAAMLKARSHDRHGFRFYSAEMTAFANERATIERQLRRAIADGALELHFQPQFDVSGSSVVGVEALVRWTDPQIGAIDPDRFVPIAEDDGLIHPLGEWVMRKAFTQFVSWQAAGIAPPVLSLNISARQLERIDFVDSVAALVAETGISPRSLEFEFRESVLSDVAYVVPALEALDRMGIGLSIDGFGTGFSPLGNLKTLPISKLNIDRSFVSGIGSNQGNDTIVRTVLGVARTLGLRVIAEGVETEDQAVFLRNEGCDEFQGHLYGQAVCGEDFVRRFARPRT from the coding sequence ATGACGGCTATCCAGGACTCCGGGCAATTTGCCCACATCGTCTTCCAGAACGCTGCTGAAGGCATCGCGATCACCGACCCCCAGGGACGCATCCTGGCGGTCAATGGCGCATTCACCGCGCTGACCGGATACCCCGCCGGGGACGTCGTCGGCAAGACCCCGGCAATGCTCCGCTCCGGACGGCACGGGCGCGAGTTCTACGCGCGCATGTGGGTCGCGCTGCGCGACGAAGGGCACTGGCAGGGCGAGATCTGGAACCGCCGCAAAAGCGGCGAGATCTACCCGGAGTGGCTGTCGATCAGCACGGTACGGGATGAGACCGGCGAGGTCCTCCACTACGTCGGCGTATTCACCGACATCTCCCGCATCATGGTGGAGCAGGAAAAGCTACGCGACCTTGCTTACCACGACCCGCTTACCCGTCTGCCGAACCGCATGCTGCTGCGCGACCGCTTCGAGCAGGCCGCGCGGCGCAGCCTGCGTGACGCGCATCAGCTCGCGGTGCTGATGGTCGAGGTGGCACCGCAGGGCAAGGTGCCGAACGACCCGTTCCTCGTCGCCGCGTCGGAGCGGCTGGCGACGCACCTGCGCGAAACCGACACGTTCGCGCGCTACGGCGAGAACGAATTCCTGGTATTGATCGAAGGCATCAACGGCCCGCGCGATGCAAGCGTGACGGCCGACCAGCTGCTCAAGGCGCTCGAGAAGCCGCTGTCGGTGGACGGCCTCGACGTTTACGCCACCGCGAACATCGGCATCAGCCTGTATCCGATGGACGGCTACACGCTGGACGACCTCGCAACCGCGGCCGATGCGGCGATGCTGAAGGCGCGCAGCCACGACCGCCACGGATTCCGCTTCTACTCCGCCGAGATGACTGCCTTCGCCAACGAACGCGCGACGATCGAACGCCAATTGCGCCGTGCCATCGCCGACGGCGCGCTGGAACTCCACTTCCAGCCGCAGTTCGACGTCTCGGGCAGCTCGGTGGTGGGCGTCGAGGCGCTGGTGCGCTGGACCGATCCGCAAATCGGCGCGATCGACCCGGACCGCTTCGTGCCGATCGCCGAAGACGACGGCCTCATCCATCCGCTCGGCGAATGGGTGATGCGCAAGGCATTCACACAGTTCGTGTCGTGGCAGGCGGCGGGCATCGCGCCGCCGGTGCTGTCGCTGAACATCTCGGCACGCCAGCTCGAACGCATCGACTTCGTCGACAGCGTCGCGGCACTCGTCGCCGAGACGGGCATTTCGCCGCGCTCGCTGGAGTTCGAGTTCCGCGAGTCGGTGCTCTCTGACGTCGCCTACGTTGTCCCCGCCCTCGAGGCACTCGACCGGATGGGCATCGGGCTGTCGATCGACGGTTTCGGCACGGGGTTCTCGCCGCTCGGAAACCTCAAGACGCTGCCGATCTCGAAGCTCAACATCGACCGCAGCTTCGTGAGCGGCATCGGCAGCAACCAGGGCAACGACACCATCGTGCGCACCGTGCTGGGCGTCGCGCGCACGCTGGGGCTACGCGTGATCGCCGAAGGGGTGGAGACCGAGGACCAGGCCGTATTCCTGCGCAACGAGGGATGCGACGAGTTCCAGGGCCACCTCTACGGGCAGGCGGTGTGCGGGGAAGACTTCGTACGCCGTTTCGCGCGACCGCGAACCTGA
- a CDS encoding acyl-CoA synthetase: MSNSPYEQGLGKNAANYVPLSPLSYLERSAYVYPQRTSVIHGDRSFTWAQTYERCRRLASALVQKGVGRGDTVAVMLPNVPSMYEAHFGVPMTGAVLNTLNTRLDPEAIAFMLAHGEAKVLITDPEFATTIRRALDLLEGPKPLVIDSLDAEYPSADRCGEIEYEDFIAGGDPNYTWRLPQDEWDAIALNYTSGTTGNPKGVVYHHRGAYLNAASNIISWGMPQHAVYLWTLPMFHCNGWCFPWTMAANAGINVCLRKVDVALICELIRKHKVSHFCGAPIVHGMLINAPEGMRAGIEHKVSALIAGAAPPAAIIEGMERIGFDITHVYGLTETYGPASVCAKHPEWDDLPIANRAERNGRQGVRYHMQEAITVLNPETMEPVPADGETMGELMFRGNLVMKGYLKNEKASEEAFAGGWFHTGDLGVMQPDGYVKIKDRSKDVIISGGENISSLEVEDVLYRHPAVMTAAVVAKPDPKWGEVPAAYIEVKEGVAVTAEDIIAHCREHLARYKVPKFVEFCVLPKTSTGKIQKFVLREQAKSTSAIE, translated from the coding sequence GTGTCGAACAGTCCATATGAACAAGGTTTGGGCAAAAACGCCGCGAACTACGTGCCGCTCTCGCCGCTGAGCTACCTCGAGCGCTCGGCGTACGTGTATCCGCAGCGCACGTCGGTGATTCACGGCGACCGCAGCTTCACCTGGGCGCAGACCTACGAGCGCTGCCGGCGCCTCGCCAGCGCACTGGTGCAAAAGGGCGTCGGGCGGGGCGACACGGTCGCCGTAATGCTGCCCAACGTGCCATCCATGTACGAAGCGCATTTCGGCGTACCGATGACCGGCGCGGTCCTGAACACGCTGAACACGCGCCTCGATCCTGAAGCGATCGCGTTCATGCTCGCGCACGGCGAAGCCAAGGTGCTGATCACCGACCCCGAGTTCGCGACCACCATCCGCCGCGCGCTGGACTTGCTCGAGGGACCCAAGCCGCTGGTCATCGACTCACTGGATGCGGAGTACCCCAGCGCCGACCGCTGCGGCGAGATCGAGTACGAGGACTTCATTGCCGGCGGCGATCCGAATTACACATGGCGCCTGCCGCAGGACGAGTGGGACGCGATCGCGCTGAACTACACGTCGGGCACGACCGGCAATCCCAAGGGCGTTGTTTACCATCATCGCGGCGCCTACCTGAACGCGGCCTCGAACATCATCAGCTGGGGCATGCCGCAACACGCGGTGTACCTGTGGACGCTGCCGATGTTCCACTGCAACGGCTGGTGCTTCCCGTGGACGATGGCGGCCAATGCAGGCATCAACGTGTGCCTGCGCAAGGTCGACGTCGCGCTGATCTGCGAGCTGATCCGCAAGCACAAGGTCAGCCATTTCTGCGGCGCGCCGATCGTGCATGGCATGCTGATCAACGCACCCGAAGGCATGCGCGCAGGCATCGAGCACAAGGTGTCGGCGCTGATCGCCGGGGCCGCGCCTCCGGCCGCGATCATCGAGGGCATGGAGCGCATCGGCTTCGACATCACGCACGTATATGGCCTGACCGAGACCTATGGCCCGGCGTCGGTGTGCGCGAAGCACCCCGAATGGGACGACCTGCCGATCGCCAACCGCGCGGAGCGCAACGGTCGCCAGGGGGTGCGCTACCACATGCAGGAAGCGATCACGGTGCTCAATCCGGAGACGATGGAGCCCGTGCCGGCCGACGGCGAGACGATGGGCGAACTCATGTTCCGCGGCAACCTCGTCATGAAGGGCTACCTGAAAAACGAGAAGGCAAGCGAGGAGGCCTTCGCGGGCGGCTGGTTCCACACCGGCGACCTGGGCGTGATGCAGCCGGACGGCTACGTCAAGATCAAGGATCGCTCCAAGGACGTGATCATCTCGGGCGGCGAGAACATCTCGTCGCTGGAGGTCGAGGACGTGCTGTACCGTCATCCGGCGGTGATGACGGCGGCGGTGGTGGCGAAGCCCGATCCGAAGTGGGGTGAGGTGCCGGCGGCCTACATCGAGGTCAAGGAAGGCGTTGCGGTGACGGCCGAGGACATCATCGCGCACTGCCGCGAGCATCTCGCGCGCTACAAGGTGCCGAAGTTCGTCGAGTTCTGCGTGTTGCCCAAGACCTCGACCGGCAAGATCCAGAAGTTCGTGCTGCGCGAGCAGGCGAAGTCGACGTCCGCGATCGAGTAA
- a CDS encoding ABC transporter ATP-binding protein, with protein sequence MSTDYILQTTDLTKEFKGFVAVDKVKLQVQRGTIHALIGPNGAGKTTVFNLLTKFLTPTRGTIHFNGIDITPEKSAQIARRGIVRSFQISAVFPHLSVLENVRVALQRKLGTSFHFWRSARSLDVLNGRAMELLEAVDLQSFADTLTVELPYGRKRALEIATTLALEPELMLLDEPTQGMGHEDVGRVADLIKRVAANRTVLMVEHNLGVVSHICDTITVLQRGAVLAEGPYEVVSADPRVLEAYMGTAHG encoded by the coding sequence ATGAGCACGGATTACATCCTTCAAACCACCGACCTCACGAAGGAGTTCAAGGGGTTCGTCGCGGTCGACAAGGTCAAGCTGCAGGTGCAGCGGGGCACCATCCATGCCCTGATCGGCCCCAACGGGGCGGGCAAGACGACGGTCTTCAACCTGCTGACGAAGTTCCTCACGCCCACGCGCGGCACGATTCACTTCAACGGCATCGACATCACGCCCGAGAAGTCCGCGCAGATCGCGCGTCGCGGCATCGTGCGCTCGTTCCAGATCTCGGCGGTGTTTCCGCATCTGTCGGTGCTCGAAAACGTGCGCGTCGCGCTGCAGCGCAAGCTCGGCACGAGCTTCCACTTCTGGCGCTCCGCAAGGAGCCTCGACGTGCTCAACGGACGGGCGATGGAGTTGCTGGAAGCCGTCGACCTGCAATCCTTCGCCGACACGTTGACGGTGGAACTGCCCTACGGGCGCAAGCGCGCGCTGGAGATCGCGACGACGCTCGCACTGGAGCCCGAGTTGATGCTGCTCGACGAACCGACGCAGGGCATGGGCCACGAGGACGTAGGACGCGTGGCCGACCTGATCAAGCGCGTCGCGGCCAACCGGACCGTGCTGATGGTCGAGCACAACCTCGGAGTGGTCTCGCATATCTGCGACACGATCACCGTCCTGCAGCGCGGCGCCGTGCTCGCCGAAGGGCCTTACGAGGTCGTCTCGGCCGATCCGCGCGTACTGGAGGCCTACATGGGTACCGCACATGGCTAA
- a CDS encoding ABC transporter ATP-binding protein, with product MAKASAFTPDSEMLRVHDLHAFYGESHILHGIDFQVNRGELVTLLGRNGAGRTTTLKAILGLVGRRSGSIMINGHQVIDLPTHRIAHLGIGYCPEERGIYASLTTEENLLLPPAVNSSGMSLDEIYEMFPNLKERRNSPGSRLSGGEQQMLAMARILRTGARLLLLDEITEGLAPVIVQTLGRVIAQLKEKGLTIILVEQNFRFAAPLADRHYVIEHGRIVEMVSKDELDSKMPVLQKLLGV from the coding sequence ATGGCTAAGGCGAGCGCATTCACGCCCGACTCCGAGATGCTGCGGGTGCACGACCTGCACGCGTTCTACGGCGAATCGCACATCCTGCACGGCATCGACTTCCAGGTGAACCGCGGCGAGCTGGTGACGCTGCTGGGGCGCAACGGTGCAGGCCGCACGACCACGCTGAAGGCCATCCTGGGGCTGGTCGGCAGGCGCAGCGGCTCGATCATGATCAACGGCCACCAGGTCATCGACCTGCCGACGCATCGCATCGCGCACCTGGGCATCGGCTACTGTCCCGAGGAGCGCGGCATCTACGCGAGCCTGACCACCGAGGAGAACCTGCTGCTGCCTCCCGCGGTGAACAGCTCCGGGATGTCGCTCGACGAGATCTACGAGATGTTCCCCAACCTCAAGGAGCGGCGCAACAGCCCGGGCAGCCGCCTGTCGGGCGGCGAGCAGCAGATGCTCGCGATGGCGCGCATCCTGCGCACGGGCGCACGGCTGCTGCTGCTCGACGAGATCACCGAGGGTCTCGCGCCCGTGATCGTCCAGACCCTGGGCCGCGTCATCGCACAGCTCAAGGAGAAGGGCCTGACCATCATCCTGGTCGAACAGAATTTCCGCTTCGCGGCGCCGCTCGCGGACCGCCACTACGTCATCGAACACGGACGCATCGTCGAGATGGTGAGCAAGGATGAGCTCGATTCGAAGATGCCCGTGCTGCAAAAACTGCTGGGCGTTTGA
- a CDS encoding ABC transporter substrate-binding protein, with protein sequence MKRKILGSAIAAAVAMAPALSPAATTVSDGIVKLGVLTDMSGTYSDLAGPGTVEATKMAVEDFIAKEKPDFKIEVISADHQNKADISANKAREWFDTQKVDTIVDLVTTSTALAVMKVANEKNRISLVSGAGSTPITNEQCNDTTVHWTYDTYSLPVGTAKAVVKQGGKNWYFITADYAFGHSLEKNTSDVVTKSGGKVLGSVRHPFPGSDFSSFLLSAQASGAQVIGLANAGADTINSIKQAKEFGITPKQSLAGLLMFISDVHSLGLEATAGMYLTTGFYWDYNDETRAWSKRFFEKMKRMPTMVQAGNYSSVYHYLKAVKAAGTDEAKAVMAKMREMPVNDFFAKNGKVRADGRMVHDMYLAQVKKPSESKYPWDYYHIREVIKGDEAFIPLAESKCPLVKK encoded by the coding sequence ATGAAGCGCAAGATTCTGGGTTCGGCGATCGCGGCAGCAGTCGCGATGGCACCGGCGCTGTCGCCCGCGGCGACGACGGTCAGTGACGGCATCGTGAAGCTGGGCGTGCTCACCGACATGTCGGGCACCTATTCCGACCTCGCCGGCCCCGGCACGGTTGAAGCCACGAAAATGGCGGTCGAGGATTTCATCGCGAAGGAGAAACCCGACTTCAAGATCGAGGTCATCTCCGCCGACCACCAGAACAAGGCCGACATCTCCGCCAACAAGGCGCGCGAGTGGTTCGACACGCAGAAGGTCGACACGATCGTCGACCTCGTGACGACGTCGACGGCGCTCGCGGTAATGAAGGTCGCCAACGAGAAGAATCGCATCTCGCTCGTGTCGGGCGCCGGTTCGACGCCGATCACCAACGAGCAGTGCAACGACACCACCGTGCACTGGACCTACGACACCTACTCGCTGCCGGTCGGCACCGCGAAGGCCGTGGTCAAGCAGGGCGGCAAGAACTGGTATTTCATCACCGCCGACTACGCCTTCGGCCACTCGCTCGAGAAGAACACCTCGGACGTCGTCACGAAGAGCGGCGGCAAGGTGCTCGGCAGCGTGCGCCACCCCTTCCCGGGCAGCGACTTCTCGTCCTTCCTGCTCAGCGCGCAGGCCTCGGGCGCGCAGGTGATCGGCCTCGCCAATGCGGGCGCGGACACGATCAACTCGATCAAGCAGGCCAAGGAGTTCGGCATCACGCCCAAGCAGTCGCTCGCCGGGCTGCTGATGTTCATTTCCGACGTGCATAGCCTCGGCCTCGAAGCGACGGCAGGAATGTACCTGACGACGGGCTTCTACTGGGACTACAACGACGAGACGCGCGCGTGGTCGAAGCGCTTCTTCGAGAAGATGAAGCGCATGCCGACGATGGTGCAGGCCGGCAACTACTCGTCCGTCTATCACTATCTGAAGGCCGTGAAGGCGGCAGGTACCGACGAGGCGAAGGCCGTGATGGCGAAGATGCGCGAGATGCCGGTGAACGATTTCTTCGCGAAGAACGGCAAGGTGCGCGCCGACGGCCGCATGGTGCATGACATGTACCTCGCGCAGGTGAAGAAGCCGTCCGAGTCGAAGTACCCGTGGGACTACTACCACATCCGCGAAGTCATCAAGGGCGACGAGGCCTTCATCCCGCTGGCCGAGAGCAAGTGCCCGCTGGTCAAGAAGTAG
- a CDS encoding branched-chain amino acid ABC transporter permease, with translation MDIFGIPIQALMGQLLIGLINGSFYAILSLGLAIIFGLLNIINFAHGALYMMGAFGAWIGLTWLGLNYWIALVAVPVVVGAFGMLIERTMLKHLYKLDHLYGLLLTFGLALIIEGLFRYRFGISGESYPVPELLAGGLNLGFMFLPKYRAWVIAVSLVVCFGSWFVIERTKLGSYLRAGTENPQLLQAFGINVPLMITLTYGFGVALAAFAGVLAAPVLQVNPVMGSNLIIVVFAVVVIGGMGSIMGSIVTGLGLGLVEGLTKVFYPEASAVVIFVIMGIVLLLRPAGLFGRER, from the coding sequence ATGGACATCTTCGGCATTCCGATCCAGGCCCTGATGGGACAGCTGCTGATCGGGCTCATCAACGGCTCGTTCTACGCGATCCTCAGCTTGGGGCTGGCGATCATCTTCGGCCTGCTCAACATCATCAACTTCGCGCACGGCGCGCTGTACATGATGGGGGCCTTCGGCGCGTGGATCGGCCTGACCTGGCTAGGGCTCAATTACTGGATCGCGCTGGTCGCCGTCCCCGTCGTCGTCGGGGCGTTCGGGATGCTGATCGAGCGCACGATGCTCAAGCACCTGTACAAGCTGGACCACCTGTACGGCCTGCTGCTCACCTTCGGTCTCGCGCTGATCATCGAAGGGCTGTTCCGCTACCGCTTCGGCATCTCGGGCGAAAGCTACCCGGTCCCCGAGCTGCTGGCGGGCGGCCTCAACCTCGGCTTCATGTTCCTGCCGAAATACCGCGCCTGGGTCATCGCGGTGTCGCTGGTCGTGTGCTTCGGCAGCTGGTTCGTCATCGAGCGCACCAAGCTCGGCTCCTACCTGCGCGCAGGCACCGAGAACCCGCAGCTGCTGCAGGCCTTCGGCATCAACGTGCCGCTGATGATCACGCTCACCTACGGCTTCGGCGTCGCGCTCGCGGCCTTTGCCGGCGTGCTCGCGGCGCCGGTGCTCCAGGTGAACCCGGTCATGGGCTCCAACCTCATCATCGTCGTGTTCGCCGTCGTCGTCATCGGCGGCATGGGCTCGATCATGGGCTCCATCGTGACCGGCCTCGGCCTCGGCCTGGTCGAAGGCCTGACCAAGGTGTTCTATCCGGAAGCCTCCGCGGTCGTGATCTTCGTCATCATGGGCATCGTGCTGTTGTTGCGGCCGGCCGGACTTTTCGGGCGGGAGCGCTGA
- a CDS encoding branched-chain amino acid ABC transporter permease, which translates to MNGKHIGWIVLLLLGLIAPFVVYPVLVMKILCFALFACAFNLLLGYTGLLSFGHAAFLGSAGYICGYSMQSLGLSPELGLLAGSAGAAALGFIFGSLAIRRAGIYFAMITLALAQLVFFLALQFPFTGGEDGMQGIPRGRLFGLIDLSDTMNMYFFVLAVFLFGFWVIERAIDSPFGQVLKAIRENEPRAISLGYDVDRYKLLAFVLSAALAGLAGATKTLVFQLASLTDVHWHMSGEVVLMTLLGGVGTVFGPIVGASIVVSLQNYGAELGQWVTVLTGVIFVVCVLAFRRGVVGEVALLIKRSGIRP; encoded by the coding sequence ATGAATGGCAAACACATCGGCTGGATCGTCCTGCTCCTGCTCGGGCTGATCGCGCCCTTCGTCGTCTACCCCGTGCTGGTGATGAAGATCCTGTGTTTCGCGCTGTTCGCCTGCGCCTTCAACCTGCTGCTCGGCTACACGGGCCTGCTGTCCTTCGGGCACGCCGCCTTCCTCGGTTCGGCGGGCTACATTTGCGGCTACAGCATGCAGAGCCTCGGCCTGTCGCCGGAACTCGGCCTCCTCGCCGGCAGCGCCGGTGCCGCAGCGCTGGGCTTCATCTTCGGCAGCCTCGCGATCCGCCGTGCCGGCATTTACTTCGCGATGATCACGCTCGCGCTCGCGCAACTGGTGTTCTTCCTCGCGCTGCAGTTCCCCTTCACCGGCGGCGAGGACGGCATGCAGGGCATCCCGCGCGGCCGCCTGTTCGGCCTCATCGACCTCTCGGACACGATGAACATGTACTTCTTCGTGCTCGCGGTGTTCCTGTTCGGCTTCTGGGTCATCGAACGCGCTATCGACTCGCCCTTCGGCCAAGTGCTGAAGGCGATCCGCGAGAACGAGCCGCGGGCGATCTCGCTCGGCTACGACGTCGATCGCTACAAGCTGCTCGCCTTCGTCCTCTCGGCCGCGCTCGCCGGCCTCGCCGGGGCGACCAAGACCCTCGTGTTCCAGCTTGCCTCCCTCACCGACGTGCACTGGCACATGTCCGGCGAAGTCGTGCTGATGACGCTGCTGGGCGGTGTGGGCACGGTGTTCGGCCCCATCGTCGGCGCGAGCATCGTCGTGAGCCTGCAGAACTATGGTGCGGAACTGGGCCAGTGGGTCACCGTGCTGACTGGCGTGATCTTCGTCGTGTGCGTGCTCGCCTTCCGCCGCGGCGTCGTCGGCGAAGTCGCGCTGCTGATCAAGCGCTCGGGCATCCGGCCCTGA